CATTCAATACGCGTTGGGCGCATAGAAAAGGAGTAAAGAGGTGGCAGAAGCGGCATGGACGGAAAACGAGATCGCCGACCTCGTGGCGAAGGTGGGCGCGCTCAAGGAGAGCATGGGCCGCGTGATCATCGGCCAGCGCGACGTGATCGACCTTTTGGTGACGTGCCTGCTGGGCGGCGGCCACGCGCTCGTCGAGGGCGTGCCGGGCCTGGGCAAAACGCTGCTCGTGAAATCGCTGGCGCAGGCGACCGACATGCAGTTCCGGCGCGTGCAATTCACGCCCGACCTGATGCCGTCCGATATCGTCGGCACCGAGATCCTGGAAGAAGACCAGGCCACGCGCCAGCGCGTATTCCGCTTCCAGCCGGGCCCCGTGTTCACGCAGGTGCTGCTCGCGGACGAGATCAACCGCGCGCCGCCCAAGACCCAATCGGCACTGCTGGAAGCGATGCAGGAACGCAGCGTGACGTTCGCCGGCCAGACGCATACATTGCCGAAGCCGTTCTTCGTGCTCGCGACGCAAAACCCGATCGAGCAGGCTGGCACCTACCCGCTGCCGGAAGCGCAGCTCGACCGCTTCCTGCTGCGCATCGACGTCGGCTACCCGACCGAGGACGAAGAGATGATGATGGTCGGCGCGACGACGCATGCGGGCTTGCGCGATGCCGTTCCCGCGATGGACCTGGACACCTTGCTGCGCCTGCAGCGGCTCGTGCGCGACATCGAGATCTCGGAAGCCATGCTGCGCTACGCCACGCGCCTCGTGCGCGCGACGCGGCCAAGCGATTCGCCCGTGGACGCGATCCGCAAGCACATCGGCTGGGGCGCGGGCCCGCGTGCCGGCCAGGCCCTCGTGCTGGCGGCCAAGGCGCGCGCGCTGATGCTCGGCCGCTTGGCGGTCACGCGCGAAGACATCGGCGCGATGCTGCTGCCCGTGCTGGCGCACCGCGTGCTGCGCAACTTCGAGGCCGAGGCGGACGGCATCGCCATCGCGGACATCCTCGCCGCGCTGCGCGCCGGTGTCCAACCCGGGTAAGACGTGCCAGCTTCGTCCACGCTCATTGCGCACACGACCAACCTCGACCTCGTGGTGCGCCACGTGCTGGCGGGGCTCGGGCACGGCATCCACGCCGGGCGCGAGCGCGGCGCCGGCGTCGAGTTCTCGGAATACCGGGCCTATGCGCCCGGCGACGAGTGGCGCCGCGTCGACTGGAAGCTGCTGGCGCGCGCCGACCGGTACTATGTGCGCGAAGCGGAACGCGACAGCCACGTGGCCGTCTGGCTCGTGCTGGATGCGACGGCATCGATGGCGGAACCCAGCCGCGCCATCGAGGGCCTCACCAAGCTGCAGTATGCGCGCGTGCTGCTGGCCTGCGTGGCCGCCATCGCGCAGCGCCAGGGCGATGCGTTCGGCCTCGTCGTGTGCCGGGGCGGGCGCGCCGATTTCCTGCCTGCCGCGCGCGGGCCACGCCAGCTGCAGCGCGTGCTGGCGCGGTTGAACGGCGTCGACGCGGGCGGTGTGTTGCCCGGCGCCGACACCCTGCGCGCCAGCCTGCATTTCAGCCGCGCGCCCGGCGTCGTGTGCGTCGCGAGCGATTTCCTCGACTGGCCGTCGGCGCTGTCGGACGCGCTGCTGCGCCTGCGCCGCATGCGCCACGACGTACGCGCCCTGTGCCTGCACACGCAAGCCGAGGTGGATGCCGCGTTCGATGCGGCGCTCTCGTACCGCGACCCCGAGCACGGTGGCGCCGTCTACCGCTTCGGCCGCGACGTGGCGGGCGCCTATGCGCGCAACCGCGCGGCGCATTTCGATGCCGTGGCGCGCGAGTGCCGCCGGCACGACGTGCCGCTGGTGCAGGCGCGTATCGAGCAGGCGCCCGGTGAAGTCTTGCGCGCGTGGCTGCGTGCGCACCTGACTGGAGTGCGTGCCGCATGAATCAGATGAGTTTGTGGTGGTGGGCGCTGCCGGTCGTGCTGTTGCCCATCCTGTGGCACCGGCAGAAGCGCGCGCAGACGAAGACGGTGCCGCTCGCGTCCGCGCGTTTCCTCCCCGTCGCCGAACCGAAGCAACAGCGCGTGTGGCGCTGGCACGACGTGATCCTGTTGCTGCTGCGCTGCCTGCTGCTCGTGGCCTTGATCGCGCTGCTGGCCGACCTCGTGCTGGCCTGGCGCGGCGACACGATATTGATCGTGCCAGGGACGCCGGCGGCCGTCGTCGAACGTGAGGCCGCCGCGTTCAAGGAGGCGCAGCGCATCGCGCTCCCGGACCGCGATGCCGTCGCCTGGCTGCACGCGCACGAGCGCGAATTCGAGCCCCATGCGCGCCTGCTCGTCGTCGGCGACGCCGTCATGCCGGCCGTGCTGCCGCGCTTGCGCCATGCCGTCCTGCTGCGCACGTCCACGATACAGGCCCCGCCGGCCGAGCGGCACGTCGCGCTGTTCAGCGAGCGCCCGGATGCGTGGCGCCGGCTGTTCGCGGCGGCGGAAGGATCGTGGCACATCGTCGTCGATGCCGCGCCCGGATCGCGCACGGACGTCATCGTCTGGGACCGTGCGGCGGCGCCGCCCGCCGGCCTGCGTGCGCCGCTGTGGTGGGTGGCGAATGCGGACGCGTTCCCCGAACTGGCCAGGGCCGCGACCATCGATGGCATACGCTGGACCGACAGCCCGCGCGGCCGCCTATGGCATGTGGACGGCTGGCCGCCGCGCGATCCCGACGGAGCGCGCGCCCTGTTCGCCGCATGGCAGCGCCTGCATCTCGGCGCGCAGCCGTACACGGCGCCGCCGCAGGTGCTTGCAGCGGATGCCGCCGCGCCGGCCGGACCGGCGGCCGGCGCGCTGCGCCACGGGTTGAGTCTCGCGCTCGTCGTGCTGTTTGCTTTGGAAAGGATCGCGACCCATGTCCGGCGGCGTTGACCTCGCGCGGCGCCTGTCGCGCGCCGCGACGCTGCGCCGGGCCGCCCTGTGGACGGCGGGCGCGGTGCCGTGGCTGCTGCTGCGCGCCGGCCCCGGCCTGCTGGCGTGGTCGGCGTTCTGTGCGTGGGACTGGCTGCATCTGCAACGCCGCGTGGCGCACGGCTGGGCGCACTGGATCGACGGCGCCGTGCCGGAGATGGAAGACAGTGCCGCGCTGCTGGCGCAGGAACCGGCAACCGCCGTCGCGCGGCTGCAGCGGCAGCGTCTCCTGGCCCGCATCGACGCGGCATTGACGCCGCGCCGGCTGCGCGCCGTCAATGCCGCGCACGTGCCGCGCGGCTGGGCGTGGCTCGCTGCGAACCTCGTGCTCGCGGGACTGGCGTGGGGCGCTGCGCTGCTGCCGCATGCAACCGGCAAGCAGGCCGCCGCGCCGGGCACGCCCGGCCGGCAGACCTCGGTCTCTGTGGCGCACGCCGGCCTCGTCGTCAAACTGGCCCCGCCGTCGTACACGGGCGTGGCGCCGTCGTCGTCCGCGCCGAACGACGTGCAGGTGCCCGAACAGACGGCCGTCGAATGGTGCCTGGACGATCCGCAGGCGCCGAGCGAAGCGATCGAGCTCAGTGACGGCCAGACGCTGCACGCAGCGAAAGAATGCGCGCGCTGGACGGCGACGGAATCCATCTTCTGGCGCTGGCGCGGCACGCGCTACACGCTCAAGGTGATCCCGGACCAGCCGCCGGATATCGCCGTCACGCAGCCAAACGCGATGACGAAGGACTTGCCGCGCGATGCGAAGAACGCGGCCATCGCCGTCACCGTCACCGACGATTACCGCGTCCAGCAGGCGACGCTGCACCTGACCCTGGCGCGCGGCAGCGGCGAGAACATCCGCTTCAGCGACCGCGAACTGCCGCTGCCCGCGTCCAGCGATCCGCGCCGGCGCAGCTGGAGCCGCGACTGGCTGCTGACGGACCTCGGCATGGAACCCGGCGACGAGCTGTATTTCTTCGTGCGCGCCGCCGACAACGCGGCCAAGCCGCACACGGTGCAGTCGCCCACGTACACGCTGCGCCTGCCCGCGCCGCCGTCGGCGCAGGACGAGGAGACGACGGCGCTGCCCACGCTCGTCAAGCCGGAAAGCCTGCGCAGCCAGCGCCAGGTGATCATCGACACGGAGCAGCTGGTGGCGGACATGCGCAGTAAAAAAATGCGCGCGGACGAGGTGCGCGCGCGCAGCGAAGGCATCGCATCCGACCAGGCCGCGCTGCGCCGCCGCTACGGCCAGTTCCTCGGCGAGGAATCCACGCTGTTCGGCAAGGACGACGACCACGACGAGCATGCGGGCGGCAAGGTCGACGTGCTGCACGAATTCGGCCACGCGCACGACCAGGCCGAGAACGCGACGCTGTTCGACGACGCGACCAAGAAGCTGCTGCGCCGCGCGCTGTCCGCCATGTGGGATGCGGAAAAGGCGCTGCGCGCGATCACGCCGAAGACGGCGCTGCCGCCCGAGTACAAGGCGCTGGATGCGATCAAGGAATTGCAGCAGTCGGAGCGCATCTACCTGCATAAAACGGCGTTCGCCCCGCCGGCGATCAAGGAGGACAAGCGCATGAGCGGCGACATGGCGGGCAGCGCCAGCTACAAGCGCGCGCAAGCGGAAGCGGGCGAGATCGTGCCGGCGAATCTGCGCGACCTCGTCCAGGCCCTCGGCGGCGACGGCCCGCTGCCCGCGCTGTGGACGCGCACGGCGCACGACTGGGTGCGCGCACGCATTCTCGAGGACGAGCAGCGGCTCGCGGCGCAGCGCGCGATCCAGGATGTGGCCGACGGCCAGCTGGCCGCGCGCGCCCGCTTGGCGGCGTGGCTGCGCGGCGGCGTGGCGGATGCGCCCGTGCTGCTGCAGGCGCGCCCGGTCGTCGAGACGCCGTTCTCGAAAGCGCTGCAGGGAGGCGGGCGATGATGGCCGTCGCTGCCGCCGTCATCGGCTTGCTGGCCGCGCTGGCGTACGGCGCGCGCCGGCGCTGGGTCGACGCCGTGCTGGCGCTGGCGGCCGGCGCGGCGCTCGCGGGCGCCGTCGGCGCATTCACGCTGCCGGGCGAAGCGGGCGCCCCGTCACGGCTGCTCGGGGACGGCCTGCGCGCCGCCGAGTGGGACGACCTGCCGGCCGGGCCGCTCGATTGGAAGCGACCCGACACGCCCGCCATCCGCCTCGACTTCCCGCGCACCCTCGCGCTGGGCCGCGTGTTCACCCTGACCGTGCACCGCTCGTGGACGGCGCCCGGCCGCCTGCAACTGCTGGCAGAGAACGGCCAGGTGCTGGCCGAAGCGAAGGGCGTCGGCGACCTCGCCGTGCAATGGCTGCCGCCCGTGGCCGAACGGCTGGTGCTCAACGCGCGCCTGCTGGACGCGGCGGGCAAGGTCGTCGATGCGGGCCCCGTGCCGTTCACGGTGACGGAGCCGGTGTCGCTGCAGGTGCGGGGCCGCTTCGCGGCGCCGTCGTTCGACCTGCGCGTGCTGGACGATCTGCTCACCAACAGCCAGGCCGTCATCGATTGGCAGGTCGCGCTGGGTAAAGGATTGGAACGCGCCGAAACCGCGCGCGCCGAGTTGACGGCGCCGGATCTGGAGATCGTCGACGCGGCCTGGTTCGAACAGGCCGGCGCGGCCGCGCGCGGCGCGCTGCTGGCGCGCGTGGCGGGTGGCACGCCGCTGCTCGTGCTGGGCGCGAATGCCCGCGATGCCGGCGTGTGGGCACGGACCGTGGCGTTGCCGCTGGCGCCGCAATCGGCCAACAAGATGCTCGGCACGGCGTTGCCGATGACCGCGGCCGGCCTGAATCCGAGCGCGGATCGCGCCGGCGACTGGACCGGCACGGACGGCCTGTGGACGCGCGACTGGCAGCGGGGCCGCATTTCCTGGCTGGGCGTGGGCGACTGGCACCGCCATGCGATCGAGCAGCCGCGCCAGCTGGCGCTGTGGTGGCAGGGGATCCTCGACCGCCTGCGCGTGCGGCGCCACGAAGACGTCGCCTGGCTCGATCCGGACGAGATGCCGCTGCCGCACCAGCGCCTCGCGGTGTGCGCACGTGGCGTGAGCGGCGACGTGACCGTGGCTGAGTTGAAGCAGACCTTGGCCTGGCAGCGCCGCCCGGAGCAGGTCGATGCGTCCTGCGTGGCCGTGTGGCCGGCGGCCGGCGGCTGGCTGCGTCTGCAGGCACGCGCGAGCCGGGGCCAGGTGTATGTGTATGCGCCGGGCGACTGGCCGCTGTGGCAGCGCAGCGAGCGCCGCGCCGCGACCGCGCGTTATGCGGCGCGCACGCCGGCGCCGGTCCGGGCGGGCACGCGGCCGCTGCCCGTGTGGCCGTTCGGCGTGGCGTTCGCGCTGGCGATGCTGGGCCTGTGGTGGCGCGAACGGCGCTGAGCCGGCACGATTGTCCGGAACGTGCGATGATCAATCGTCGATCGCACGAGCCGCACACCGCCATGTCCGAACCCACCGCCGCACCCCGCCTGCCCGATGGCCGTTTTCGCAATGTCATTCCGCGCCGCCGGCAGGGCATCCGCGAGATCCTGTCCCTGGTCTGGAAGCTCTGGACGGAAAAGCCGAAGACGTCGGTGCCGGACCGGGCCCTGCCCGTGCTCCCCTTGACGACGGCCGACATCGAATCCGCACCCGACGCGAGCCTGTGGCGCCTGGGCCATTCGACCATGCTATTCAAGCTGGACGGCCGCTACTGGCTCACGGACCCCGTGTTTTCCGAGCGCGCCGCGCCGGTGCAGTGGGCCGGTCCCAAGCGCTTCCACGCGCCGCCGATCGGTATCGAGGCGCTGCCGCGGCTCGCCGGCGTGATCCTGTCGCACGACCATTACGACCACCTGGACCACGCCAGCATCGTGCGGCTGATTCCCAAGACCGACGTGTTCGTCGCGCCGCTCGGCGTGGGCGACCGCATCGTCGGCTGGGGCGTCGATGCGGCACGCGTGCGCCAGCTCGACTGGTGGCAGACGACGGACATCGACGGCATGCGCCTGACGGCCGCGCCCTCGCGGCATTTTTCCGGCCGGGGTTTGCGCGACGGCGACCGCATGTTGTGGGTGTCGTGGGTGATCGAGGGCGCCGGACTGCGCCTGTTCTTCAGCGGCGACACGGGCTATCACGACGATTTCAAGACCATCGGGGAGCGCCACGGCCCGTTCGACGTGACGTTCCTCGAGAACGGCGCGTACAACACGATGTGGCCCGAGGTGCACATGCTGCCGGAAGAGACGCTGCAGGCCCACCTGGACCTGCGCGGGCGCTGGATGGTCCCGGTCCACAACGGCACGTTCGACCTGGCGCTGCATCCGTGGTACGAACCG
This genomic stretch from Massilia putida harbors:
- a CDS encoding DUF58 domain-containing protein codes for the protein MPASSTLIAHTTNLDLVVRHVLAGLGHGIHAGRERGAGVEFSEYRAYAPGDEWRRVDWKLLARADRYYVREAERDSHVAVWLVLDATASMAEPSRAIEGLTKLQYARVLLACVAAIAQRQGDAFGLVVCRGGRADFLPAARGPRQLQRVLARLNGVDAGGVLPGADTLRASLHFSRAPGVVCVASDFLDWPSALSDALLRLRRMRHDVRALCLHTQAEVDAAFDAALSYRDPEHGGAVYRFGRDVAGAYARNRAAHFDAVARECRRHDVPLVQARIEQAPGEVLRAWLRAHLTGVRAA
- a CDS encoding DUF4175 family protein, coding for MSGGVDLARRLSRAATLRRAALWTAGAVPWLLLRAGPGLLAWSAFCAWDWLHLQRRVAHGWAHWIDGAVPEMEDSAALLAQEPATAVARLQRQRLLARIDAALTPRRLRAVNAAHVPRGWAWLAANLVLAGLAWGAALLPHATGKQAAAPGTPGRQTSVSVAHAGLVVKLAPPSYTGVAPSSSAPNDVQVPEQTAVEWCLDDPQAPSEAIELSDGQTLHAAKECARWTATESIFWRWRGTRYTLKVIPDQPPDIAVTQPNAMTKDLPRDAKNAAIAVTVTDDYRVQQATLHLTLARGSGENIRFSDRELPLPASSDPRRRSWSRDWLLTDLGMEPGDELYFFVRAADNAAKPHTVQSPTYTLRLPAPPSAQDEETTALPTLVKPESLRSQRQVIIDTEQLVADMRSKKMRADEVRARSEGIASDQAALRRRYGQFLGEESTLFGKDDDHDEHAGGKVDVLHEFGHAHDQAENATLFDDATKKLLRRALSAMWDAEKALRAITPKTALPPEYKALDAIKELQQSERIYLHKTAFAPPAIKEDKRMSGDMAGSASYKRAQAEAGEIVPANLRDLVQALGGDGPLPALWTRTAHDWVRARILEDEQRLAAQRAIQDVADGQLAARARLAAWLRGGVADAPVLLQARPVVETPFSKALQGGGR
- a CDS encoding MBL fold metallo-hydrolase codes for the protein MSEPTAAPRLPDGRFRNVIPRRRQGIREILSLVWKLWTEKPKTSVPDRALPVLPLTTADIESAPDASLWRLGHSTMLFKLDGRYWLTDPVFSERAAPVQWAGPKRFHAPPIGIEALPRLAGVILSHDHYDHLDHASIVRLIPKTDVFVAPLGVGDRIVGWGVDAARVRQLDWWQTTDIDGMRLTAAPSRHFSGRGLRDGDRMLWVSWVIEGAGLRLFFSGDTGYHDDFKTIGERHGPFDVTFLENGAYNTMWPEVHMLPEETLQAHLDLRGRWMVPVHNGTFDLALHPWYEPFERIRSLARAAGVKLATPMMGERLALAQPQEGGAWWHEAMPETAAPVSPGDRASTPSTR
- a CDS encoding AAA family ATPase, encoding MGRVIIGQRDVIDLLVTCLLGGGHALVEGVPGLGKTLLVKSLAQATDMQFRRVQFTPDLMPSDIVGTEILEEDQATRQRVFRFQPGPVFTQVLLADEINRAPPKTQSALLEAMQERSVTFAGQTHTLPKPFFVLATQNPIEQAGTYPLPEAQLDRFLLRIDVGYPTEDEEMMMVGATTHAGLRDAVPAMDLDTLLRLQRLVRDIEISEAMLRYATRLVRATRPSDSPVDAIRKHIGWGAGPRAGQALVLAAKARALMLGRLAVTREDIGAMLLPVLAHRVLRNFEAEADGIAIADILAALRAGVQPG
- a CDS encoding BatA domain-containing protein — encoded protein: MNQMSLWWWALPVVLLPILWHRQKRAQTKTVPLASARFLPVAEPKQQRVWRWHDVILLLLRCLLLVALIALLADLVLAWRGDTILIVPGTPAAVVEREAAAFKEAQRIALPDRDAVAWLHAHEREFEPHARLLVVGDAVMPAVLPRLRHAVLLRTSTIQAPPAERHVALFSERPDAWRRLFAAAEGSWHIVVDAAPGSRTDVIVWDRAAAPPAGLRAPLWWVANADAFPELARAATIDGIRWTDSPRGRLWHVDGWPPRDPDGARALFAAWQRLHLGAQPYTAPPQVLAADAAAPAGPAAGALRHGLSLALVVLFALERIATHVRRR